One part of the Suncus etruscus isolate mSunEtr1 chromosome 2, mSunEtr1.pri.cur, whole genome shotgun sequence genome encodes these proteins:
- the RIPK3 gene encoding receptor-interacting serine/threonine-protein kinase 3: MDSSSESRRDPSPPPPQTPSPETSFDCGAPTSPSTSLMLTDSIWQNGPRDSPLMPCEILTNPQFIGKGGFGKVFKARHKDWMQDVAVKIVDSESISEEVKAMANLRNEFVMQLLGVTNKLTWAGKAQPALVTHFMEYGSLTGLLQPECPRPWPLLCRLLWEVVRGMCYLHSLNPVLLHRDLKPSNVLLDKELHAKVADFGLSTFQTEKPEQARGTLEYLAPELLAKRNQQASRASDVYSFGILMWSVLAGREVETVSHTSLMQGAICMRHNQPPLTELPQPSSERPGLEELTILMKDCWSFTPQDRPSFRECSSKIEAAFKLVKATKMDIDTEVSRNRPPLYLEGV, encoded by the exons ATGGACTCATCTTCTGAATCCCGCCGGGACCCCTCTCCTCCGCCGCCGCAGACCCCAAGCCCTGAGACCAGCTTTGACTGCGGGGCCCCAACTTCCCCCAGCACAAGTCTCATGTTGACAGACAGTATATG GCAAAATGGCCCCCGAGACAGCCCTTTGATGCCTTGCGAGATCCTGACGAACCCACAGTTCATCGGCAAAGGCGGGTTCGGCAAGGTGTTCAAGGCGCGGCACAAGGACTGGATGCAGGATGTGGCCGTCAAGATTGTAGATTC GGAGTCCATATCGGAGGAGGTCAAAGCCATGGCCAACCTACGGAACGAATTCGTGATGCAGCTCCTGGGGGTCACCAATAAACTGACGTGGGCAGGCAAAGCGCAGCCGGCCCTGGTGACCCATTTCATGGAGTATGGGTCCCTGACTGGGCTGCTGCAGCCAGAGTGCCCGCGTCCTTGGCCGCTCCTCTGTCGCCTGCTGTGGGAGGTGGTGCGTGGCATGTGTTACCTGCACAGCCTGAACCCGGTGCTTCTGCACAGGGACCTCAAGCCTTCCAATGTCCTGCTAGACAAGGAGCTGCACGCCAAG GTGGCAGATTTCGGCCTGTCCACATTTCAGACTGAAAAACCTGAGCAGGCTAGAGGCACGCTGGAATACCTAGCCCCAGAATTGTTGGCTAAAAGGAATCAACAGGCCTCAAGGGCCAGTGATGTTTACAG CTTTGGAATCCTAATGTGGTCTGTGCTCGCTGGAAGAGAAGTTGAGA CAGTGTCACATACTTCGCTGATGCAGGGAGCAATCTGCATGAGACACAACCAGCCCCCCCTGACAGAGCTGCCCCAGCCCAGCTCCGAGAGGCCAGGCTTGGAAGAACTGACAATTTTAATGAAAGATTGCTGGAGTTTCACGCCCCAGGATAGACCCTCCTTTCGTG AATGCAGCTCCAAAATCGAAGCTGCCTTTAAACTGGTGAAAGCAACAAAGATGGATATAGATACTGAAGTCTCCAGG AATCGGCCACCTCTGTACCTGGAAGGTGTATGA